The Methylacidimicrobium sp. B4 genome contains a region encoding:
- the ligA gene encoding NAD-dependent DNA ligase LigA: protein MTKEEATRRHSRLAEEIRKHDYAYYVEAKPLISDAEYDALYDELRDLERRYPDLATPDSPTQRVGGAPQPGFSPVVHRVPMQSLDNTYSLGELFGFVDRVERALPKESPTYVVEPKIDGVSISVVYRNGLFDHGATRGDGQTGDDISANLRTIRTLPLRLRLRPPPERLEVRGEAYLPTKAFEELNRERSARGEPPFANPRNATAGTLKQLDPRIVAQRPLAVIFYGAGELRGITCDSQDHWYRLLAESGLPAPSRHWVCRSKEDLSEAVEALDDFRKGLPYATDGAVVKVNEWRLCRILGSTAKAPRWAIAYKYGAERARTHLLRVLFQVGRTGVITPVAEMEPVFLAGSTVSRATLHNFEEVKRKGVRIGDWVYLEKAGEVIPAVVEVDRMARTGREEEIVPPERCPACGTSLCWEGIFLRCPNRKCPGQLKALIRHFARRNAMDIEGLGESLVNQLVDKGRVQDVADLYHLSLEDLLPLERMGKKSAANLLSAIEESKKRGLARLLFGLGIPHVGETAAEALASHFERLDRLLAASEEEIERVPTIGPIIGKSVADYFQDSFHRARVDRLRQSGVRMEAKPPLRRQGMLQGKTFVITGTLSEPRERIVEKIREAGGKVTESVSRKTSFLVAGEEPGSKLKQAGKHGVPVISEAELARLLDADRKDRDAT, encoded by the coding sequence ATGACGAAAGAGGAAGCAACCCGACGGCACAGCCGGCTGGCCGAGGAGATCCGGAAGCATGACTACGCCTACTACGTCGAAGCCAAGCCGCTGATCTCCGATGCAGAGTACGATGCGCTCTACGACGAGCTCCGGGATCTGGAGCGGCGCTACCCGGATCTGGCCACCCCGGACTCTCCGACGCAGCGAGTGGGAGGAGCTCCCCAGCCCGGGTTTTCGCCGGTGGTTCACCGGGTCCCGATGCAGAGCCTCGACAACACCTACTCCCTCGGGGAGCTCTTCGGCTTCGTCGATCGTGTGGAGCGCGCGCTACCGAAGGAGAGTCCGACTTATGTCGTCGAACCGAAGATCGACGGGGTTTCGATCAGCGTCGTCTACCGCAACGGCCTCTTCGACCATGGGGCGACCCGCGGCGACGGGCAGACCGGAGACGACATCAGCGCCAATCTCCGCACGATTCGGACTCTCCCCCTTCGGCTCCGACTCCGTCCTCCCCCCGAACGGCTCGAGGTGCGCGGGGAGGCCTACCTCCCCACCAAGGCGTTCGAAGAGCTCAACCGGGAGCGATCGGCACGGGGCGAGCCGCCCTTCGCCAACCCGAGAAACGCCACTGCGGGCACCCTGAAGCAGCTCGACCCGCGAATCGTGGCGCAGCGCCCGCTCGCGGTCATCTTCTACGGAGCCGGCGAGCTGCGGGGCATCACCTGCGACTCTCAGGACCATTGGTATCGCCTGTTAGCGGAATCTGGCCTGCCCGCTCCTTCCCGCCACTGGGTCTGCCGGAGCAAGGAGGATTTGTCGGAAGCGGTAGAGGCCCTGGACGACTTCCGGAAGGGCTTGCCGTATGCGACCGACGGAGCCGTCGTGAAGGTGAACGAGTGGCGGCTCTGCCGGATCCTCGGTTCGACTGCGAAGGCGCCGCGGTGGGCGATCGCGTACAAGTATGGAGCCGAGCGCGCCCGGACTCACCTTCTCCGTGTACTCTTTCAAGTCGGGAGGACTGGAGTCATAACGCCGGTAGCGGAGATGGAGCCCGTTTTCCTGGCCGGATCGACGGTGAGTCGCGCAACCCTCCACAATTTCGAGGAGGTCAAACGCAAAGGGGTCAGGATCGGCGACTGGGTCTACCTTGAAAAGGCGGGCGAGGTCATTCCCGCGGTGGTGGAGGTCGATCGCATGGCGCGCACCGGCCGAGAAGAGGAAATCGTGCCTCCGGAGCGATGCCCCGCCTGCGGGACCTCCCTCTGTTGGGAAGGGATCTTCCTCCGCTGCCCCAATCGGAAGTGCCCCGGACAGCTCAAGGCCTTGATCCGCCACTTCGCCCGTCGGAATGCCATGGATATCGAAGGGCTCGGCGAATCTCTGGTCAACCAGCTGGTGGACAAGGGACGGGTCCAGGACGTTGCCGATCTCTACCATCTATCTCTGGAAGATCTGCTTCCGCTCGAACGAATGGGAAAGAAATCGGCGGCGAACCTGCTTTCGGCGATCGAGGAGAGCAAAAAGCGAGGCCTGGCGCGGTTGCTCTTTGGCTTGGGCATCCCCCACGTTGGAGAAACGGCCGCGGAGGCGCTGGCCTCCCACTTCGAGAGGCTCGACCGGCTCCTGGCTGCCTCCGAAGAGGAGATCGAGAGAGTGCCGACCATCGGTCCAATCATCGGCAAGAGCGTCGCCGACTATTTTCAGGATTCCTTCCACCGGGCGCGCGTCGATCGGCTCCGGCAGTCCGGGGTGAGGATGGAGGCCAAGCCTCCGCTGCGCCGGCAAGGAATGCTGCAGGGGAAGACCTTCGTGATTACGGGCACCCTCTCCGAGCCGAGGGAACGGATCGTAGAAAAGATCCGCGAGGCGGGAGGGAAGGTCACCGAGAGCGTCTCACGGAAGACGAGCTTCCTGGTCGCCGGGGAGGAGCCCGGATCCAAGCTCAAGCAGGCCGGGAAGCACGGGGTGCCCGTGATCTCCGAAGCGGAGCTGGCGAGGCTTCTCGATGCGGACAGGAAGGATCGCGATGCCACCTGA
- a CDS encoding LysM domain-containing protein — MPPETPGFRSSHRQRGVLWLCLCLSSCLFWGGMLPAQGETSEIIRQQDEEEARKKVLRASDTLDQIEGTVEGHTRELQQLQQELSQMREELRHLRERLAQASVSPPEAEKAKAKGKATASSSPPERAAAESEPHTKVVTGYYYKVQAGDTLSAIAEAYRQSGVSVTAEQIRAANGLSRKESLRPGQKLFIPKEGSRKRGISGKPAAPPS; from the coding sequence ATGCCACCTGAAACGCCCGGCTTCCGCTCTTCCCATCGTCAAAGAGGAGTGCTCTGGCTCTGCCTCTGCCTCTCCTCCTGCCTCTTTTGGGGAGGAATGCTTCCCGCACAGGGAGAGACATCGGAAATCATTCGTCAGCAGGATGAGGAGGAGGCTCGGAAGAAGGTGCTCCGCGCCTCGGACACGCTCGATCAGATCGAGGGAACGGTGGAAGGGCATACCCGCGAGCTACAGCAGCTGCAGCAGGAGCTGTCTCAGATGCGGGAAGAGCTTCGGCATCTTCGCGAACGCCTTGCGCAGGCTTCGGTCTCCCCTCCGGAGGCCGAGAAGGCGAAGGCCAAGGGAAAAGCAACCGCCAGCTCCTCCCCGCCCGAGCGAGCGGCAGCCGAGAGCGAGCCGCACACCAAGGTCGTGACCGGCTACTACTACAAGGTACAGGCCGGCGACACCCTCTCCGCCATCGCCGAGGCCTATCGGCAGAGCGGGGTCTCCGTGACCGCCGAGCAGATCCGCGCCGCCAATGGCCTCTCCAGGAAGGAGAGCCTTCGTCCGGGTCAGAAGCTCTTCATCCCCAAGGAAGGGTCCAGGAAGAGAGGCATTTCAGGCAAGCCCGCGGCTCCGCCCTCCTGA
- a CDS encoding YajQ family cyclic di-GMP-binding protein, producing the protein MPSFDIVSEVDEQEVANALNQARKEIANRFDLKGAGASIDYERPTLDLRANDAFKLSVIREILLAKLARRNVSLKNLEIEAPSVSSTGRASQGIVVKQGIDSDAARLVTHAVRELGLKVQAQIQGDQVRVTGKNRDDLQQVITALRAKEFPCSLSFRNLRD; encoded by the coding sequence ATGCCTTCGTTCGATATTGTTTCGGAAGTGGATGAGCAAGAGGTCGCCAATGCGCTCAATCAAGCGCGCAAGGAGATTGCCAACCGCTTCGATCTCAAGGGAGCCGGGGCCTCGATCGACTATGAGCGGCCCACGCTCGACTTGCGAGCCAACGATGCGTTCAAGCTCTCTGTGATTCGGGAGATCCTGCTGGCCAAGCTCGCTCGGCGGAACGTGAGCCTCAAGAACCTCGAAATCGAGGCTCCTTCGGTCTCTTCGACGGGAAGGGCATCTCAAGGGATCGTCGTCAAGCAGGGGATCGACTCCGATGCGGCCCGGCTAGTCACCCATGCCGTCCGCGAATTGGGTCTCAAGGTTCAAGCGCAGATCCAAGGGGACCAGGTCCGCGTCACGGGAAAGAACCGGGACGATCTCCAGCAGGTCATCACAGCCCTGCGAGCCAAGGAATTTCCTTGCTCCCTCTCGTTCCGCAACCTTCGGGATTAG
- a CDS encoding type III pantothenate kinase translates to MPADRFVVVDISNSFAKIATVRERGLGKVERKATADLDRPFLQSLAVRHAGAPVVLASVVPAKTEIFAALFSRSLFLVHGKAPLGFAIEYPKPSEIGGDRLANAAAALHFWTPPVVVIDFGTATNFDVVNASGAFCGGIIAPGLDLMTDYLHERTALLPRVRLLEPKRGIGRSTVEAIRVGAVHGYRAMIRGLLERIREELGTDRLTAVATGGHAALVARGLAEVACVRPNLTLEGLRVLGQRWLAEPRSGRGARHRARA, encoded by the coding sequence ATGCCGGCCGACCGATTCGTCGTCGTCGACATCAGCAACTCCTTTGCGAAAATCGCAACCGTCCGGGAGAGAGGGCTTGGCAAAGTGGAGCGGAAGGCTACCGCGGATCTCGATCGTCCCTTCCTCCAATCCCTGGCGGTACGGCACGCGGGCGCTCCGGTGGTTCTGGCGAGCGTGGTTCCGGCCAAGACCGAGATCTTTGCCGCCCTCTTTTCCCGCTCTCTTTTCCTGGTGCACGGGAAAGCCCCCCTCGGCTTCGCGATCGAGTATCCGAAGCCTTCGGAGATCGGAGGGGACCGGCTCGCCAACGCGGCGGCGGCTCTCCATTTCTGGACACCGCCCGTGGTCGTCATTGATTTCGGGACCGCGACCAACTTCGACGTCGTGAACGCCTCCGGGGCCTTCTGCGGGGGAATCATCGCTCCCGGCCTCGACCTGATGACCGACTATCTTCACGAGCGAACCGCCCTCTTGCCGAGAGTCCGGTTGCTCGAGCCGAAGCGAGGCATTGGCCGGAGCACGGTCGAAGCGATTCGCGTGGGGGCGGTCCATGGCTACCGCGCCATGATCCGCGGCCTGCTCGAGCGGATCCGCGAGGAGCTCGGCACGGATCGCTTGACCGCCGTGGCGACCGGAGGTCATGCGGCCCTGGTTGCGCGCGGGCTGGCAGAAGTCGCGTGCGTCCGGCCCAATCTCACGCTGGAAGGTTTGCGAGTCCTGGGGCAACGGTGGCTCGCCGAGCCTCGATCCGGACGGGGGGCGCGCCATCGGGCGCGGGCGTAG
- a CDS encoding 3-hydroxyacyl-ACP dehydratase FabZ family protein, translated as MGDDSPGQAGDGALAELVLSRGQIEKLLPQKPPFLFLDEAVVEERGVRARYLLRGEEDFFRGHFPGNPTTPAAIVFESLGQAGCLWLRTVGAKETSGEILFAGSDGARFVRRTGPGDRLELELRLARILGRVAAFSGRVTVCGREVARVRRLTLIVRDENPLG; from the coding sequence CGGGCGACGGCGCCCTGGCTGAGCTCGTTCTCTCCCGCGGCCAGATCGAAAAGCTGCTGCCGCAAAAGCCGCCGTTTCTCTTTTTAGACGAAGCCGTGGTCGAAGAACGAGGAGTGCGTGCCCGCTACCTCCTCCGGGGGGAGGAGGACTTCTTTCGCGGTCACTTCCCAGGAAATCCGACCACGCCCGCCGCGATCGTCTTTGAATCCCTGGGCCAGGCGGGTTGCCTCTGGCTGCGAACCGTCGGCGCCAAGGAAACGTCGGGCGAGATCCTCTTTGCCGGGAGCGACGGCGCTCGATTTGTTCGGAGGACCGGCCCCGGGGATCGACTCGAGCTCGAGCTGCGGCTCGCAAGGATCCTGGGGAGGGTCGCCGCTTTTTCTGGCAGAGTCACCGTGTGCGGCCGGGAGGTCGCGCGGGTGAGGCGGCTCACGCTGATCGTGAGGGACGAGAACCCGCTGGGCTAG